The Microbacterium foliorum genome has a window encoding:
- a CDS encoding carbohydrate ABC transporter permease, protein MTRKTRVRAGTVVGHTAAILWSALAIIPFALIVLLAFKSNTDIYTDPLGLFDVDWYPQNFVDAWNGAPGGQGFAVYLINSAIVTIVAITGCLLIGAFTAYFATLASTRVRSMIVRLFLVATTLPLIMLLIPYYSAFNALDLLGSPWALGVLYIALCLPTCVLILHSFYLGFPAELAEAAAIDGLGRFQVFAKIVLPLSKGPIVAVGMINAFFVWGETQLAIVLLQAPDSRTIPVGLLDFKGQFASNTGAIFAGLTLATIPLIIVYLVFNRSITKGVALGGVFR, encoded by the coding sequence ATGACCCGCAAGACTCGCGTTCGCGCCGGCACAGTCGTCGGCCACACCGCTGCAATCCTCTGGAGTGCTCTCGCGATCATCCCGTTCGCGCTCATCGTTCTCCTGGCGTTCAAGTCGAACACGGACATCTACACCGATCCCCTGGGGCTCTTCGACGTCGACTGGTATCCGCAGAACTTCGTCGACGCGTGGAACGGAGCCCCCGGCGGTCAGGGTTTCGCCGTCTACCTGATCAACTCGGCGATCGTCACGATCGTGGCGATCACGGGCTGCTTGCTCATCGGGGCGTTCACCGCCTACTTCGCGACGCTCGCATCGACGCGGGTGCGGTCGATGATCGTCCGACTGTTCCTGGTGGCGACGACGTTGCCGCTGATCATGCTGCTGATCCCGTACTACTCGGCGTTCAACGCTCTCGATCTGCTGGGATCCCCCTGGGCGCTGGGAGTGCTGTACATCGCGCTGTGCCTCCCCACCTGCGTGCTGATCCTGCACAGCTTCTACCTCGGGTTCCCCGCGGAGCTCGCGGAGGCTGCGGCGATCGACGGCCTCGGGCGATTCCAGGTCTTCGCGAAGATCGTGCTTCCCCTCTCGAAGGGTCCGATCGTCGCGGTGGGAATGATCAACGCGTTCTTCGTATGGGGTGAGACCCAGCTGGCGATCGTGCTCCTGCAGGCCCCCGACAGCCGCACCATCCCGGTCGGTCTGCTCGACTTCAAGGGGCAGTTCGCGAGCAACACCGGAGCCATCTTCGCAGGCCTCACACTCGCGACGATCCCGCTGATCATCGTGTACCTCGTGTTCAATCGGAGCATCACCAAGGGTGTCGCCCTCGGTGGCGTGTTCCGCTAG
- a CDS encoding carbohydrate ABC transporter permease codes for MLAPGLIILAVFFGLPIIDLIRTSFTQWPGVGEPRYIGIDNYVAAFTSSAVRDALFRSVLLGVGAALVLCAIATVLAALVSGGIRGKAFYRVVWFLPAIAPPSAVAVFWALSVQPRSGAVNAFLGAIGLGDTHAWLADPSTVMYVVIAVAVWAGVGFAFLVILGAMEEVPVSVYEAASIDGASRIRQFFSITLPLVRPVLSMIVLLEVIWAFNGFTLVWGMTQGGPGSASTILPVQVYKDAFLFANFGLAAAVSVIGGLLLLVVGLVGQALGSRKGVDE; via the coding sequence ATGCTCGCCCCGGGGCTGATCATCCTCGCGGTGTTCTTCGGGCTCCCGATCATCGATCTGATTCGAACGTCTTTCACGCAGTGGCCCGGTGTCGGTGAACCCCGGTACATCGGGATCGACAACTACGTCGCGGCGTTCACCAGTTCCGCGGTGCGTGACGCTCTGTTCCGCTCCGTCCTCCTCGGCGTCGGCGCGGCGCTGGTCCTCTGCGCCATCGCCACCGTCCTTGCGGCGCTCGTGTCGGGTGGCATCCGAGGAAAGGCCTTCTACCGGGTCGTGTGGTTTCTGCCGGCGATCGCGCCGCCGTCTGCCGTCGCCGTGTTCTGGGCGCTGTCCGTCCAGCCTCGGTCGGGTGCCGTGAACGCCTTCCTCGGCGCCATCGGTCTCGGCGATACGCATGCATGGCTCGCGGATCCCTCCACGGTGATGTACGTCGTCATCGCCGTCGCGGTCTGGGCGGGCGTCGGATTCGCGTTCCTCGTGATTCTCGGGGCGATGGAGGAGGTGCCGGTCTCGGTGTACGAGGCGGCATCGATCGACGGTGCATCCCGGATCCGGCAGTTCTTCTCGATCACGCTCCCGCTCGTGCGCCCGGTTCTCTCCATGATCGTTCTTCTCGAGGTGATCTGGGCGTTCAACGGATTCACCCTGGTGTGGGGAATGACTCAAGGCGGGCCCGGAAGCGCCTCGACGATCCTGCCCGTGCAGGTCTACAAGGATGCGTTCCTCTTCGCCAACTTCGGCCTCGCCGCCGCCGTCAGCGTGATCGGCGGGCTTCTTCTTCTCGTCGTCGGCCTCGTCGGCCAAGCCCTCGGATCCCGGAAAGGGGTCGACGAATGA